A stretch of Candidatus Sphingomonas phytovorans DNA encodes these proteins:
- a CDS encoding DUF4170 domain-containing protein — protein sequence MSKLHLVFGGRVSDPQHLDFDDLDSIEVVGIYPDYASAEKAWRSAAQRTVDDAEMKFVVVHLHRLLQPDVLDTPQG from the coding sequence ATGAGCAAGCTCCACCTCGTCTTCGGCGGCCGCGTCAGCGACCCGCAGCATCTCGATTTCGACGATCTCGATTCAATCGAGGTCGTCGGCATCTATCCCGATTATGCGAGCGCCGAGAAGGCGTGGCGCTCCGCCGCCCAGCGCACCGTCGACGATGCTGAGATGAAGTTCGTGGTGGTGCACCTCCACCGCCTGCTCCAGCCCGATGTGCTGGATACGCCCCAGGGCTGA